The following are encoded together in the Ovis aries strain OAR_USU_Benz2616 breed Rambouillet chromosome 15, ARS-UI_Ramb_v3.0, whole genome shotgun sequence genome:
- the RBM7 gene encoding RNA-binding protein 7 isoform X1, translating into MGAAAAEADRTLFVGNLETKVTEELLFELFHQAGPVIKVKIPKDKDGKPKQFAFVNFKHEVSVPYAMNLLNGIKLFGRPIKIQFRAGSSHASQEVSLSYSQHHVGNSSPTSTSPSRTVDNMTPSAQTIQRSFSSSENFQRQAVMNSVLRQMSYGGKFGSPHLDQSGFSPSVQSHNHTFNQSSSSQWRQDTPSSQRKVRLNSHPYVMDRHYSREQRYSDVSDHHYRGNRDDFFYEDRNHDGWSHDYDNRRDSGRNGKWRSSRH; encoded by the exons ATGGGGGCGGCGGCAGCCGAAGCGGATCGCACTCTCTTTGTGGGCAACCTTGAAACGAAAGTGACAGAGGAACTCCTCTTCGAGCTTTTCCACCAG GCTGGTCCAGTAATTAAAGTGAAAATTCCAAAAGACAAGGATGGTAAACCGAAGCAGTTTGCGTTTGTGAACTTCAAACATGAAGTATCTGTTCCTTACGCCATGAATCTGCTTAATGGAATCAAACTTTTTGGAAGGCCTATCAAGATTCAGTTTAGAGCAG GAAGTAGCCATGCCTCACAGGAGGTCAGTTTGTCATATTCCCAGCATCATGTTGGAAATTCAAGCCCTACTTCCACATCTCCTAGCAG GACGGTGGATAACATGACTCCATCAGCACAGACAATTCAAAGATCTTTCTCATCTTCAGAAAATTTTCAGAGACAAGCAGTG ATGAACAGTGTTTTGAGACAGATGTCATATGGAGGGAAATTTGGTTCTCCACATCTGGATCAGTCAGGATTttccccatcagttcagtcacataATCATACTTTTAACCAGTCTTCAAGCTCCCAGTGGCGCCAAGATACACCATCATCACAGAGAAAAGTCAGACTGAATTCTCATCCCTATGTGATGGATAGACATTACAGCCGTGAACAGCGTTACAGTGATGTGTCTGACCATCAttacagaggaaacagagatgatTTTTTCTATGAAGACAGGAATCACGATGGCTGGAGCCATGACTATGATAACAGAAGAGACAGTGGTAGAAATGGAAAATGGCGCTCATCTCGACACTAA
- the C15H11orf71 gene encoding uncharacterized protein C11orf71 homolog, which produces MAQNSVSLSAGDRRSRVAYLSSSHGDLSSSALALAMVSGDSFLVTRPEAILPEPVPRSSVRLNFRTESRRAPGGGRSPTRFNEGRELEARSRSRQARFSPYPGPAVKLDLLRSVLQQRLVALGGVIVARLSA; this is translated from the coding sequence ATGGCGCAGAACTCTGTGTCCCTGTCCGCCGGCGATCGAAGGAGTCGGGTGGCTTACCTTAGCTCTTCCCACGGTGACCTCAGCTCGTCGGCCTTAGCGTTGGCGATGGTCTCCGGAGACAGCTTCCTCGTTACCAGGCCCGAAGCGATTCTTCCAGAACCTGTTCCTCGATCCTCCGTGCGGCTGAACTTCCGGACCGAGAGCCGCCGGGCGCCTGGTGGCGGCCGAAGCCCGACCCGCTTTAACGAGGGAAGGGAACTGGAGGCGCGGAGCCGAAGCCGCCAGGCCAGATTCTCACCTTACCCTGGCCCTGCGGTGAAACTCGACCTTCTAAGAAGTGTCCTGCAACAGCGTCTGGTGGCACTTGGAGGAGTTATCGTAGCCCGTCTTTCAGCTTAA
- the RBM7 gene encoding RNA-binding protein 7 isoform X2 codes for MNLLNGIKLFGRPIKIQFRAGSSHASQEVSLSYSQHHVGNSSPTSTSPSRTVDNMTPSAQTIQRSFSSSENFQRQAVMNSVLRQMSYGGKFGSPHLDQSGFSPSVQSHNHTFNQSSSSQWRQDTPSSQRKVRLNSHPYVMDRHYSREQRYSDVSDHHYRGNRDDFFYEDRNHDGWSHDYDNRRDSGRNGKWRSSRH; via the exons ATGAATCTGCTTAATGGAATCAAACTTTTTGGAAGGCCTATCAAGATTCAGTTTAGAGCAG GAAGTAGCCATGCCTCACAGGAGGTCAGTTTGTCATATTCCCAGCATCATGTTGGAAATTCAAGCCCTACTTCCACATCTCCTAGCAG GACGGTGGATAACATGACTCCATCAGCACAGACAATTCAAAGATCTTTCTCATCTTCAGAAAATTTTCAGAGACAAGCAGTG ATGAACAGTGTTTTGAGACAGATGTCATATGGAGGGAAATTTGGTTCTCCACATCTGGATCAGTCAGGATTttccccatcagttcagtcacataATCATACTTTTAACCAGTCTTCAAGCTCCCAGTGGCGCCAAGATACACCATCATCACAGAGAAAAGTCAGACTGAATTCTCATCCCTATGTGATGGATAGACATTACAGCCGTGAACAGCGTTACAGTGATGTGTCTGACCATCAttacagaggaaacagagatgatTTTTTCTATGAAGACAGGAATCACGATGGCTGGAGCCATGACTATGATAACAGAAGAGACAGTGGTAGAAATGGAAAATGGCGCTCATCTCGACACTAA